One Candidatus Nitrososphaera evergladensis SR1 genomic window carries:
- a CDS encoding aminotransferase class I/II-fold pyridoxal phosphate-dependent enzyme: protein MFAIKVVIDMIDSQVEIIKSRSEKGGFPQGGINLALCENPLLPLREAIEAARNEMPLSNHYTEPHSSKLRDAISRHVDAPCENIHINAGSELILKQLFTLYGRKVHLISPTYYLFEEIAESKTHTILEEKDDFLFDMSELVIPEDTTLAVVVNANNPTGGIFDINKNTSIIERHPKTMFLIDEAIIEFGGKPATELVSKYKNVVVTRTFSKAFSLAGCRVGYALANKELAGYLNNHNDAYPLARPSEAAAIASIHHFDKISERVDTLREMAKDLALQLKNLGIRVFPSETYFFLIKLPYKDVNADQFSEKLCYKNIHVRPLHLEGLENRFVRFATSTAENMTFQFTFNSAGTYPYYCILHPNMVGTVIVDGATQSSGAQQTQSPVPATTMTQQHEHQQQQQQQAHASQNTLSHSMIKAEGVSMVENVKISGILITGEKEVSVSLVYSGNVTNATTSSSSTPSVTVVAFTNHENMKRTMMGMDMMGGDGRGAEMSRDDSMGSMSAGGGSGHGGGMAGGSGMGQHGMSQGTMTMMRGSSSSNNNTQSSMNMTMMNHENTTTAMQRSQTGSTFVEGGWKSGVAVKVKLDGDSSAFEAQDIHVMVFPHIV from the coding sequence TTGTTTGCAATAAAAGTGGTAATAGATATGATCGATTCGCAAGTGGAGATTATCAAGAGCAGGTCTGAAAAGGGAGGCTTTCCACAGGGAGGGATAAACCTCGCACTGTGTGAAAATCCGCTACTGCCACTTAGAGAGGCGATAGAGGCGGCCAGAAACGAGATGCCGCTTAGCAACCACTATACAGAACCACACTCTTCAAAACTTAGAGATGCCATATCACGGCATGTCGATGCGCCTTGTGAAAATATTCATATCAACGCTGGTTCCGAACTGATACTTAAACAACTCTTCACACTCTACGGCAGAAAAGTGCACCTGATATCTCCAACTTATTACCTTTTTGAAGAAATAGCGGAAAGCAAGACACACACGATTCTCGAAGAAAAAGATGATTTCCTATTTGACATGTCGGAGCTCGTCATTCCAGAAGATACCACGCTGGCAGTAGTTGTCAATGCAAACAACCCCACAGGCGGCATTTTTGACATAAACAAGAACACCTCTATCATTGAAAGACACCCAAAAACCATGTTTCTAATAGACGAGGCAATCATTGAATTTGGAGGCAAGCCGGCAACAGAGCTTGTGTCCAAATACAAGAATGTGGTAGTAACACGCACATTTTCAAAGGCGTTTAGCCTAGCCGGTTGTAGGGTAGGATATGCACTTGCCAACAAGGAACTGGCTGGTTACTTGAACAATCACAACGATGCATATCCACTTGCAAGGCCATCCGAAGCCGCTGCCATAGCGTCAATTCACCACTTTGACAAGATATCAGAAAGGGTAGATACCTTGCGCGAGATGGCCAAAGACCTTGCTTTGCAGTTAAAGAATTTAGGCATCAGAGTATTCCCATCTGAGACCTACTTTTTCCTGATCAAATTACCCTACAAGGACGTAAACGCAGACCAGTTTTCTGAAAAGCTGTGTTACAAGAATATTCATGTCAGGCCGCTACACCTTGAGGGCCTTGAGAATAGGTTTGTAAGATTTGCTACTTCAACCGCAGAGAACATGACCTTCCAGTTCACATTCAATTCAGCAGGCACTTATCCATACTATTGCATCCTACATCCGAATATGGTAGGAACAGTAATAGTTGACGGTGCAACGCAGTCATCAGGGGCGCAGCAGACGCAATCGCCAGTGCCTGCGACTACGATGACGCAGCAGCATGAACATCAGCAGCAGCAACAGCAACAAGCACATGCATCTCAGAACACATTGAGCCATAGTATGATCAAAGCAGAAGGGGTGAGCATGGTTGAGAATGTGAAAATTTCAGGAATATTGATAACAGGTGAGAAAGAAGTATCCGTCAGCCTTGTATACAGTGGAAATGTCACTAATGCTACTACTAGTAGCAGCAGTACGCCCAGTGTCACAGTAGTTGCATTTACCAACCATGAGAATATGAAGAGGACGATGATGGGCATGGACATGATGGGCGGTGACGGCAGGGGTGCTGAAATGAGCAGAGATGATTCAATGGGGAGCATGAGCGCAGGTGGAGGAAGTGGTCACGGCGGCGGTATGGCTGGCGGAAGTGGAATGGGACAACATGGCATGAGTCAAGGCACTATGACGATGATGAGGGGTAGCAGTAGCAGCAACAACAACACTCAATCTTCTATGAACATGACGATGATGAATCATGAAAACACAACAACTGCAATGCAACGATCCCAAACTGGCAGCACCTTTGTAGAGGGAGGGTGGAAATCCGGCGTCGCAGTCAAGGTAAAGCTAGACGGAGATTCCTCAGCATTCGAGGCACAGGATATCCATGTGATGGTCTTTCCACACATAGTTTGA
- a CDS encoding YidH family protein, which translates to MTDDNEEIRVSGKGSGNNKEHDVDSSTQFLANERTFLALLRTCIAVIGLGFVVARFSLFLREFGLITMTRREGGAIQQDLSLSLSSSSSAAHSPSSLLGPGMVGLGIALAGYAFYNYKKAHRIIESGEAMCRSIL; encoded by the coding sequence GTGACCGACGATAACGAAGAAATCAGAGTATCGGGAAAAGGTAGCGGAAATAACAAAGAGCACGATGTCGACAGCTCCACGCAGTTTTTGGCCAACGAGAGGACTTTTCTTGCATTGCTTCGGACATGCATTGCAGTTATTGGACTGGGTTTTGTGGTGGCAAGGTTTAGCCTCTTTTTGCGCGAGTTTGGGTTGATAACGATGACAAGAAGGGAAGGTGGTGCGATTCAGCAAGATCTGTCATTATCATTATCATCATCATCATCTGCCGCACACTCTCCATCATCCTTGCTTGGGCCAGGCATGGTGGGCCTTGGGATTGCGCTTGCAGGATATGCGTTCTACAACTACAAAAAAGCACATCGCATCATTGAAAGCGGGGAGGCTATGTGTCGAAGCATTCTATAA
- a CDS encoding cupredoxin domain-containing protein → MVLAFAVLGALLYVSAIQTSGRIAHDSKAIPTEPKISQLQAIETAEKHLQSKVKGVQEIRLEFPLYNFSMQRYTSDPSYVEYIEKNNLRHGSLLSQVKEHPELLNLPLYFVHANGTLYSVNATGHTFEKVCEEPSFRCPLPVLAINASRDKLVYRVYITWPKPSIPTNEALYLVNAETGEITMNFVDAVLNRLPTPNVNFDNRTISQLYNELANPPQTTNIDIEQGASDQGANKGYSPKEIRVVLGTNNRVVWTNRDTVPESVVSDSGYIDELTGKKFESGLILPGGTFEFTFTKEGEYSYHAEPHPWMTGKISVVEGFA, encoded by the coding sequence ATGGTACTAGCATTCGCTGTACTTGGTGCTCTGCTTTATGTCTCTGCCATCCAAACTAGCGGCAGGATTGCCCACGATTCGAAGGCCATACCAACAGAGCCAAAAATATCGCAGCTTCAAGCGATAGAAACGGCTGAGAAGCATTTGCAATCCAAAGTAAAAGGAGTGCAAGAAATAAGGCTAGAGTTTCCGCTTTACAACTTTTCCATGCAAAGGTACACGTCCGATCCTTCCTATGTCGAGTACATTGAAAAGAATAACCTCAGGCATGGCTCGCTGCTTTCTCAAGTCAAAGAGCACCCAGAGCTCCTAAACCTCCCCTTGTACTTTGTTCATGCTAATGGAACTCTGTATTCCGTAAATGCCACTGGTCACACCTTTGAAAAGGTATGCGAAGAGCCATCATTTCGATGCCCCTTGCCAGTATTAGCCATCAATGCTTCAAGAGACAAGCTAGTTTACAGGGTCTACATTACATGGCCAAAGCCTTCTATTCCAACCAATGAAGCCCTCTACCTAGTCAATGCAGAGACAGGAGAGATAACGATGAACTTTGTGGATGCCGTGCTGAATAGGCTGCCAACGCCAAATGTCAACTTTGACAATAGAACGATAAGCCAGCTATACAACGAGCTTGCAAATCCTCCACAAACAACAAACATTGACATTGAACAGGGAGCATCAGATCAGGGTGCGAATAAGGGCTATTCGCCAAAAGAAATCAGGGTTGTGCTTGGAACAAACAACAGGGTTGTGTGGACAAATAGAGATACAGTACCGGAATCGGTTGTATCTGACTCTGGCTATATTGATGAGCTAACTGGCAAGAAATTTGAATCAGGGTTGATACTCCCGGGCGGTACGTTTGAGTTCACTTTTACCAAAGAGGGAGAGTATTCGTACCATGCAGAGCCGCATCCGTGGATGACGGGCAAGATAAGCGTTGTTGAGGGTTTCGCGTAG
- a CDS encoding inositol monophosphatase family protein, with protein MTIIGALKDACREVHARTRGVAGTARGNRQTGRRGAGGDISRQIDLLAEKTAINVLKKHGIDATIIGEECGRIEGKEGYVIMDAIDGTTNASRQLPFYCCSLAYADEFQLSAVKDAAIINLVNGDLYYASKNKGAFCNGKRIRVREAGDDVVIGMNVSGINDDVIKRLAPVMSKANHVRQLGSLAIELCYLAKGSLDASIDFRGKVRPVDIAAACLIVREAGGQVYSDKGVDLDCELGVETRVSFVATAHEKVFRDLSTDLF; from the coding sequence ATGACGATAATAGGCGCCCTGAAGGATGCCTGCCGGGAGGTTCATGCCCGCACCCGGGGCGTTGCCGGGACTGCCCGGGGCAACAGGCAGACGGGCAGAAGAGGGGCAGGGGGCGACATCTCTCGCCAGATTGACCTCCTGGCCGAAAAAACGGCCATTAACGTTCTGAAAAAGCATGGAATAGATGCCACGATAATTGGCGAAGAGTGCGGACGGATTGAAGGAAAAGAAGGCTATGTCATCATGGACGCAATCGACGGCACGACAAACGCGTCGCGCCAGCTGCCGTTCTACTGCTGCTCCCTTGCCTATGCCGACGAGTTCCAGTTAAGTGCGGTCAAGGATGCCGCAATTATCAACCTTGTAAACGGCGACCTCTATTACGCATCAAAGAACAAGGGAGCGTTTTGCAACGGCAAAAGGATCAGAGTCAGGGAAGCAGGCGACGACGTCGTGATTGGCATGAACGTCTCTGGCATAAACGACGATGTAATCAAGAGGCTGGCCCCTGTGATGTCAAAGGCAAACCACGTCAGGCAGCTTGGCTCGCTTGCAATAGAACTGTGCTACCTTGCAAAAGGGTCGCTTGACGCGTCGATTGATTTTCGGGGAAAAGTCCGGCCCGTAGACATTGCCGCAGCGTGCCTGATAGTAAGGGAAGCAGGTGGGCAGGTTTATTCAGACAAGGGAGTAGACCTTGACTGCGAGCTGGGAGTAGAGACGCGCGTGTCGTTTGTCGCAACAGCACACGAAAAGGTATTCCGGGACTTGTCAACTGATTTGTTTTGA
- a CDS encoding Lrp/AsnC family transcriptional regulator, producing MERLTLDKTDLDILAILGRDCRTSYNSMGSQIGLTSKSVKARVKNMVRNGVIEKFVVRVNPAAFGCKTAHILARTNNGITKDDVVRRVRQFGDLTYHVHQMGRNSGAGLVIKDESWNHGTIQSLKDCLKPATISNIAVTHVPVSMEPSETDLRIIKCLLQSGARMEISEIARELGISEKTATRRLDRMKEERLLDFTLQCDPAAMIGYVQFCIIMFVAKSHYRSVYERMYSEFQQSILYRPSVVDPDDRLIFVLFGENAVRVDSVLARVDSFEGVKTADAFIVTKLQYYDDWIIREIDKRLSSSSPLSRKSIKIADALNA from the coding sequence ATGGAAAGGCTGACGCTTGACAAGACTGATCTCGACATTCTCGCCATTTTGGGCAGGGATTGCAGGACTTCCTACAACAGCATGGGTTCGCAGATTGGCTTGACGTCAAAGAGCGTAAAGGCAAGGGTCAAGAACATGGTGCGCAACGGAGTCATTGAAAAATTCGTAGTCAGGGTCAACCCTGCGGCTTTTGGTTGCAAGACGGCCCACATACTGGCAAGGACAAACAACGGGATAACCAAGGATGACGTAGTCCGGCGCGTCAGGCAGTTTGGAGATCTCACCTACCATGTGCACCAGATGGGGAGAAATTCTGGGGCCGGCCTTGTCATCAAAGATGAATCATGGAATCACGGCACCATCCAGTCGCTCAAGGACTGCCTGAAACCCGCAACCATAAGCAACATAGCTGTCACCCATGTACCCGTATCTATGGAACCGAGCGAAACAGACCTGAGAATAATAAAGTGTTTGCTGCAATCGGGTGCCAGGATGGAGATATCTGAAATCGCAAGAGAACTCGGCATTTCAGAGAAAACCGCGACAAGGCGCCTCGACAGGATGAAGGAGGAACGATTACTGGATTTCACCCTTCAATGCGATCCGGCCGCCATGATAGGGTACGTCCAGTTTTGCATCATAATGTTTGTTGCAAAATCCCATTACCGCAGCGTCTATGAGCGCATGTACTCGGAATTTCAGCAAAGCATCCTGTACCGCCCCAGCGTAGTCGATCCTGATGATCGGTTGATATTCGTGCTCTTTGGCGAAAATGCCGTAAGAGTAGACTCGGTCCTGGCCAGAGTCGACTCTTTTGAAGGGGTCAAAACGGCAGACGCGTTCATAGTTACCAAATTGCAATATTACGACGACTGGATAATAAGGGAAATTGACAAAAGACTATCATCATCATCGCCACTTTCGCGTAAATCGATAAAGATAGCTGATGCCTTGAACGCGTGA
- a CDS encoding carboxymuconolactone decarboxylase family protein — protein sequence MKETQRPQQQITTAAASPFLSPIEEPQDPIMKQAYDTTLQQFGKILTPVKVFNARMPPEFWQLAAKIGELAEKLTLPKETAFLVQQHVSNMNICSFCIDIGRAVTIKASMNQAKFDALEEYRTSPLFTDAERAVLDYVTELTRNKAVNPETFARMAKYYSEREICEIVWLVASEHLYNMTNIGLNIHSDMLCDISKRKK from the coding sequence ATGAAAGAAACACAAAGACCGCAACAACAAATAACAACAGCAGCAGCATCGCCGTTCCTTTCTCCCATCGAAGAGCCGCAGGACCCAATAATGAAGCAGGCTTATGACACGACGCTCCAGCAATTTGGCAAAATTCTCACGCCGGTAAAAGTTTTCAACGCGCGGATGCCGCCTGAATTCTGGCAGTTAGCCGCAAAGATCGGCGAGCTGGCTGAAAAGCTGACGCTGCCGAAGGAAACCGCCTTTCTCGTCCAGCAACACGTGTCGAACATGAACATCTGCTCTTTCTGCATCGATATTGGCCGCGCAGTCACGATCAAAGCATCGATGAATCAAGCCAAATTCGACGCGCTGGAAGAATACCGCACGAGCCCTCTCTTTACCGACGCAGAGCGCGCAGTGCTGGACTACGTGACAGAGCTGACAAGGAACAAGGCAGTAAATCCAGAGACTTTTGCGCGCATGGCCAAGTATTATTCCGAACGCGAGATCTGCGAGATCGTCTGGCTTGTTGCGAGCGAACATCTCTACAACATGACCAACATCGGCCTGAACATCCATTCGGATATGCTCTGCGATATCAGCAAGAGAAAGAAGTAG
- a CDS encoding proline dehydrogenase family protein, translating to MKRVNVLLTTTAATQALHSHSYDSSLLERLLFRVAKRWVAGYSADEAINAALDANRRGMSAILNFLGEDVVDKAQVGLAVREYLSLMDLTKAKGVRGCVSAKPTQLGLAVDYDMCLQNFIALAKKAEELGQFLWIDMESAKFTEDTITIYLEVLKEYPMTGVAIQAYLRRSGADILHIIEHGGKVRLVKGAYHEPEEHAFTTEEEVDGNYSHLLKMLADGGNFFAVATHDGRLVDEAANLQANNCEFQMLMGIRDELKSQLVSRGLPVSEYIPYGSQWLPYSVRRIRERKRNLLLLARSLVQS from the coding sequence ATGAAAAGGGTAAATGTACTGTTGACCACTACAGCAGCAACGCAGGCGCTCCACTCGCACAGCTACGATTCTAGTCTTTTGGAGAGGCTGCTTTTCCGCGTCGCAAAAAGGTGGGTCGCCGGCTACTCTGCTGACGAAGCGATAAACGCGGCGTTGGACGCCAACAGGCGTGGCATGTCGGCGATACTGAACTTTCTTGGCGAGGATGTGGTGGACAAGGCGCAGGTCGGGCTTGCAGTCAGGGAATATCTCTCGCTGATGGACCTGACGAAGGCAAAGGGAGTAAGGGGCTGCGTCTCTGCCAAGCCGACACAGCTTGGACTTGCCGTCGACTATGACATGTGCCTGCAAAACTTTATCGCGCTTGCAAAAAAGGCAGAGGAGCTGGGCCAGTTCCTGTGGATTGACATGGAGTCGGCCAAGTTTACCGAGGACACGATAACCATCTACCTTGAAGTCTTGAAAGAATATCCGATGACAGGGGTGGCGATACAGGCGTACCTGCGCAGAAGCGGCGCAGACATTTTGCACATTATAGAGCACGGAGGCAAGGTCAGGCTGGTCAAGGGCGCATATCACGAGCCAGAGGAGCACGCCTTTACCACGGAAGAGGAGGTTGACGGCAACTACTCGCACCTGCTAAAGATGCTTGCAGACGGCGGCAACTTTTTTGCAGTCGCAACCCATGACGGCAGGCTGGTGGACGAGGCGGCAAACCTGCAGGCAAACAACTGCGAGTTTCAGATGCTCATGGGAATCCGCGACGAGTTAAAGTCGCAATTGGTGTCAAGGGGCCTTCCTGTCTCTGAATACATCCCGTACGGGAGCCAGTGGCTTCCCTATTCTGTTCGGAGGATAAGGGAGCGCAAGCGCAACCTCTTGCTCCTTGCAAGGTCGCTTGTACAGAGCTAG
- a CDS encoding aldehyde dehydrogenase family protein, which yields MTKRMFENEHTLRRFMVEKAEGQFHDRYERALEAARSEFGKKYPMIIAGKQVLAAKTVPHASPIDTRVVLGYMPAGTATHARQAIASAKKAFEGERDGGWGKSEWQERVKIFRKAADIMSERKFELAAWVSYENGKNRYEAIGDVDEAIDFVRYYAEEVERNNGFEVPMKSAQPNEKSKSVMKPYGVWGVIAPFNFPAAILTGMTTAALVTGNTVVVKPSSDAPITAFKIVQIFQEAGLPAGVLNMVFGSGGTVGAEIVKSRDVSGIVFTGSREVGYSMGRQFSSKKPRPLIAELGGKNPAIITETADLDKAVDGVVKAAFGYSGQKCSACSRVFVHKKVKDEFLHRLVEKTKNLPVGNPLEQNTFMGPVVNEGAYKKYQQYARLAGRDGKVLAGGQVRKDGELKHGYYVAPTIVTGLPKKHRLFREEMFVPILCVTDYEKFDDALSMANDVDYGLTAGIFTGDQGEVKRFLDHVEAGVVYVNRQASATTGAMVGCQPFGGWKDSGTTGKNTGGPHYLTQFMREQSQTISD from the coding sequence GTGACAAAGCGAATGTTTGAAAACGAGCACACCCTGCGCCGGTTTATGGTCGAAAAGGCAGAAGGCCAGTTCCATGACAGATACGAAAGGGCACTTGAAGCCGCAAGGTCGGAGTTTGGCAAGAAATACCCGATGATTATAGCGGGCAAGCAGGTCCTGGCGGCAAAAACGGTGCCGCACGCCTCGCCAATAGACACCAGGGTGGTGCTTGGGTACATGCCTGCAGGCACAGCGACCCACGCAAGACAGGCCATTGCGTCTGCCAAAAAAGCGTTTGAAGGAGAACGAGATGGAGGGTGGGGAAAGAGCGAGTGGCAAGAGCGGGTAAAGATATTCCGAAAGGCTGCAGACATTATGAGTGAGCGCAAGTTCGAGCTTGCCGCATGGGTCTCGTACGAGAACGGCAAGAACCGCTATGAAGCCATAGGAGACGTCGACGAGGCAATAGACTTTGTGCGCTACTATGCAGAAGAGGTGGAGCGCAACAACGGCTTTGAGGTACCGATGAAAAGCGCCCAGCCAAACGAAAAGAGCAAGAGCGTCATGAAGCCGTACGGCGTGTGGGGGGTAATAGCCCCGTTCAACTTTCCTGCCGCCATACTGACCGGCATGACGACAGCGGCGCTTGTCACAGGCAACACGGTGGTTGTCAAGCCGTCAAGCGACGCGCCGATAACTGCATTCAAGATAGTCCAGATCTTCCAGGAGGCTGGGCTTCCGGCCGGCGTCCTTAACATGGTGTTTGGCTCTGGAGGCACGGTGGGCGCCGAGATTGTCAAGAGCAGGGACGTGTCGGGGATAGTGTTCACCGGTTCTCGCGAGGTGGGCTACTCGATGGGCAGGCAGTTCAGCAGCAAAAAGCCAAGGCCGCTCATAGCAGAGCTTGGGGGCAAGAACCCTGCCATCATCACGGAAACGGCGGATTTGGACAAGGCAGTGGACGGCGTGGTAAAGGCGGCGTTTGGCTACTCTGGCCAGAAATGCAGCGCGTGCTCCCGGGTCTTTGTGCACAAAAAGGTCAAGGACGAATTCTTGCACCGGCTGGTAGAAAAGACAAAGAACCTGCCGGTCGGAAACCCGCTTGAGCAGAACACGTTCATGGGGCCGGTCGTAAACGAGGGCGCATACAAAAAGTACCAGCAGTACGCCCGGCTCGCCGGCAGGGACGGCAAGGTGCTTGCAGGAGGGCAGGTCAGAAAGGACGGCGAGCTAAAGCACGGCTACTATGTGGCGCCGACCATCGTAACGGGCCTGCCAAAAAAGCACAGGCTTTTTCGGGAAGAGATGTTTGTGCCGATACTGTGCGTCACGGATTATGAGAAATTCGATGACGCACTTTCCATGGCAAACGACGTGGACTATGGCCTTACCGCCGGCATCTTTACCGGCGACCAGGGCGAAGTCAAGAGATTCCTCGACCACGTCGAGGCCGGCGTCGTGTACGTAAACAGGCAGGCAAGCGCGACCACCGGCGCGATGGTAGGATGCCAGCCCTTTGGCGGCTGGAAGGATTCAGGCACCACCGGCAAGAACACAGGAGGCCCGCATTACCTCACGCAGTTCATGCGCGAGCAGAGCCAGACCATATCTGACTAG
- a CDS encoding cupredoxin domain-containing protein gives MKKQKVRPKPRFTRNRAVAIGAIAAVLAIVGFFGYRALVPTNGSVPVLSFPMNDFIKATHGKSGYFYLSQTSGSVKGLRTSSSNSGSQINPNYVYSKGELVSFHFINEDYDTHSQHNFNIDEFNVHTKDLGYFGSETVSFVADKTGTFNYYCSIHPEMKGTITVEQ, from the coding sequence ATGAAAAAGCAAAAGGTGCGCCCTAAACCAAGGTTCACGAGAAACAGAGCCGTGGCAATCGGCGCCATTGCGGCAGTCCTTGCGATTGTAGGGTTTTTTGGCTACCGTGCGCTAGTCCCGACCAACGGAAGCGTGCCGGTGCTGTCATTTCCGATGAACGACTTTATCAAGGCCACTCACGGCAAGAGCGGCTACTTTTACCTGAGCCAGACGTCAGGCTCAGTCAAGGGCTTGAGAACCTCAAGCAGTAACAGCGGCTCACAGATCAACCCGAATTATGTCTATTCAAAGGGCGAGCTGGTTTCGTTCCACTTTATAAATGAGGACTATGATACGCATTCGCAGCACAACTTTAACATCGACGAGTTCAACGTCCACACCAAGGACCTGGGCTACTTTGGATCCGAGACGGTAAGCTTTGTGGCAGACAAGACGGGCACCTTTAACTACTATTGCTCCATTCACCCGGAGATGAAAGGCACCATAACGGTTGAACAGTAG
- a CDS encoding winged helix-turn-helix domain-containing protein has translation MSGSPSSYRDRIYIVKDIILKLIEYGELNQTALVSFCGLNLKKHKPILEELESNGLIGRQESVAGKRTVTIYRPTQKGLQFCRDILEPYERMFPRRKDDKGSGGSSGLSTMMSTMLILI, from the coding sequence ATGTCCGGCTCGCCCAGCTCGTATCGGGACAGGATCTACATAGTCAAGGACATCATACTAAAACTAATAGAATACGGCGAGCTTAACCAGACTGCGCTTGTCAGCTTTTGCGGCCTGAACCTGAAAAAGCACAAGCCGATACTTGAAGAGCTGGAGTCAAACGGCCTGATAGGTAGGCAAGAGTCAGTCGCCGGCAAGCGCACCGTGACCATTTACCGGCCCACGCAAAAGGGACTGCAGTTTTGCAGAGACATACTGGAGCCGTACGAGCGCATGTTCCCAAGAAGAAAGGACGATAAAGGCTCTGGTGGCAGCAGCGGCCTGTCAACGATGATGTCGACGATGCTAATCCTGATCTAA